ACTCTCTTTCTCCACCtgttcgttatcatcatcatcatcattatcaattttgttattttttttattcaagtcttaaagattttattattatttatctatttcattttattggtaATTTCTTCTGGCAAGGAATAACTTCTCACAGGACACTATTTTGTAGAATTTCCTTGTCGCCAGAAGTTTCTTCAATGTCATTTACAATTTGTTTCACATTCGATTTCTCACTTTCGatatttgtctctttctctgCTTGAGCAAATGTATTTTCCACTTTGACAATGGTGTTCTGTTGTTTCGTAACCTTCATTTCGTAATTTTGGCATTCATCTTCGTCAAATTTGGTTAATTCCGTGCATTGGTTGTTTCGAGGACACATACTGTTTTCTGCCGTCAGAGATTTACTGACTTCGAATTTCGATACGCATTTAAAGGCTTTTGAAAAGCTCTTACGGAAATTGTCGCTAAGGAAATTGTACAGGAATGGGTTCATCATACTGTTCGCTAAAGTTAGGAACGTGAACAGATGAAACGCAGTAATTCCCCAGAACGATGGTCTCCAGAACGATGCCTTGGCAATTATGATGATTTGTAATGTCCAGTATGGTAGCCAACACATCATGTATACACCGATAATGGCCAGTACCATTTTAGTTACCCTGCGGttagattttttcttttctttctgtttattggCTGGGCCTAATTTACTGAGGCGAAGTATTACCATAATGTAAAAGAACGATATCAGAACCATTGGAATGGCGTACGACAAAAAGAAGCAGTACAAAATAAACGCTTTAGTCCCTTCGGTATGTTTGTCACTTGGCCATAAAATAGCACAGGTGATACCCTTTTTGTTAGATTTCAGCACAGTTTTCGAGTAGAGGAAAGTTGGCATCATGGTCAATACGGACGCTatccatatacatagacacagaatAAAAGCGAGTTTCGGCGTTCGGATCGAGACTGACTGGACGGGATGACACACCGCCATGTATCTGTCAGCACTCATTATGGTCAATGTAAATATTCCTGTGAAATAATTGATGGAAACCAATATCATATAGATCTTGCACATGCCGTATCCAAAAATCCAGGTTTTCAGGATAGTTGTAGTCATGAGAAATGGCATACTCATGAGGAATAGTACATCAGCAACTGCCAAATTCACAACGTACATATTAGTAACGGTTTTCATTTTGGAGAACATGGTAACCACATAAATAACTAAACAGTTACCTGCAATGCCAGCCACGAATACTAAACCGTAGCAGGCAACCATTATTAAGGGAAATATATGGCTGAGAAATTCGTTAGATTGCCTTTTTCGTTCGGTGTCATTTTGATAAAAATCTATGTCATCTGTAAAATTATCTGTGGAATTGCCAAAGAGTAGGAGCCATGGAGGCAGGGATTTCGAATCCAATGAATCTTCATTGAAAAGTGTTAAATTCCCTTCAAAATTCATCTTTGTAATATTGAAGGAATTATTTATAATCCTGGAAAGATTATGGTAAAATATTGGTATCACGTAAGGAtagaccaataacaacaacaacaataataataatgataataataagaagtatttttctctctgtttaggATTTGTGCGTGTTCATAGATTTAGAAAATTTACTATTTTCCTTTCAAGCAAGTCATGGTGAAAATTAAAACAGAATGCGACCTTGAGAGGTAATAAGATTCCAGAAAGTTCTTATATCATGAGAGTTActaatatgtatttattgaagatatgtatatatatatatatggggtgagagagagaaagagagagagagtattatttATCGTATCGTTTCCCTTTTCTTTGTAACAGTCTGAAATAATCGATATTATATATAAGCCGTTCGGCTAATATCAATCCAGGCAGATTTTTGCAAAAACCTGATTAATTGTCTGTTGCAAAATAATGATTTTCTAAACCGTGCCAGCTGGGTGTCATGTCGCTTGTCAGAATTCTGGAATCAGTTGGAGAGTCTGCAGATATACCTGCAACGATAAAACAGGAAGAGATTCCATTAAAATACAATACGAATGGAAAATATAAtgctacacaaaatatttcaacataaatTAATTCCatatggttcatatatatatatatgagtgttgcatgtgtaaaaaatatatatgtatgaatgttattatattatatatatatatatattatatatatataatatatatatatatatatatatatatatatatataatatatatatatatatatatatatatatatatatatattatatatatatatatataatattatatatatatatatatatatatatatatatatatataatatagatatatgtatatatatatatatatatatatatatatatatggcaaatgacaCACAGAAGGCGGattatacgagaatttattattaaaaacgacaattgttttgac
The Octopus sinensis unplaced genomic scaffold, ASM634580v1 Contig02679, whole genome shotgun sequence DNA segment above includes these coding regions:
- the LOC115227327 gene encoding somatostatin receptor type 2-like — translated: MNFEGNLTLFNEDSLDSKSLPPWLLLFGNSTDNFTDDIDFYQNDTERKRQSNEFLSHIFPLIMVACYGLVFVAGIAGNCLVIYVVTMFSKMKTVTNMYVVNLAVADVLFLMSMPFLMTTTILKTWIFGYGMCKIYMILVSINYFTGIFTLTIMSADRYMAVCHPVQSVSIRTPKLAFILCLCIWIASVLTMMPTFLYSKTVLKSNKKGITCAILWPSDKHTEGTKAFILYCFFLSYAIPMVLISFFYIMVILRLSKLGPANKQKEKKKSNRRVTKMVLAIIGVYMMCWLPYWTLQIIIIAKASFWRPSFWGITAFHLFTFLTLANSMMNPFLYNFLSDNFRKSFSKAFKCVSKFEVSKSLTAENSMCPRNNQCTELTKFDEDECQNYEMKVTKQQNTIVKVENTFAQAEKETNIESEKSNVKQIVNDIEETSGDKEILQNSVL